A single genomic interval of Geotrypetes seraphini chromosome 1, aGeoSer1.1, whole genome shotgun sequence harbors:
- the LOC117367740 gene encoding LOW QUALITY PROTEIN: centromere protein P-like (The sequence of the model RefSeq protein was modified relative to this genomic sequence to represent the inferred CDS: deleted 1 base in 1 codon), whose product MSTINFRKTFKCISVVTDLSIIIESSEYSEVSKFVSRAEETKNLLLFSRSLSSFAEWCNRHKRTFLHFKGRYSEIVRLPEGSSADYLVLRNPKLSGCELIVAWKIQVNEEGIVTPALDLLAKIPEQALRLDKKKVIEKTPLCFQNLLHVFGIECAIDDVLKAFCLEEGASVIDK is encoded by the exons tgtaTATCTGTTGTCACTGACCTCAGTATTATCATAGAATCATCAGAATATtcag AAGTAAGCAAGTTTGTGTCTAGGGCTGAAGAGACGAAGAATCTTTTGCTTTTTTCC CGGAGTCTGTCTTCCTTTGCAGAGTGGTGTAACAGGCATAAGCGTACATTCCTTCATTTTAAGGGAAGGTATTCAGAAATTGTTCGACTTCCTGAAGGTTCTTCAGCAGACTACTTGGTTCTAAGGAATCCAAAGCTCTCTGGATGTGAACTAATAGTAGCTTGGAAGATACAGGTGAATGAAGAAGGAATTGTTACTCCTGCGTTGGATCTTTTGGCTAAAATACCTGAGCAAGCTCTAAGACTGGACAAGAAGAAAGTTATAGAGAAGACCCCACTTTGTTTCCAAAATCTTCTGCATGTGTTTGGGATTGAGTGTGCAATTGACGATGTCTTAAAAGCATTTTGCTTGGAAGAAGGAGCCTCTGTAATTGACAAGTAA